The Erigeron canadensis isolate Cc75 chromosome 1, C_canadensis_v1, whole genome shotgun sequence genome segment GGAAGGGGTCGAAACTTGAAAGGGTCAAACAGGTTGAAAGTTTCCAAAGTCTAATTTTAAACACATATCTAAATAGTTTTAGTCAAGCATCCAGATCATTATATGGTTACAGTACTGGTTTTGCAATCATAATTAACAcattaattatatgtaaaaatgtaaagaatAGGGCACCATAGTATTAGTGGGTCAACATAACATAACCCAACCCATACTAAAAGTGGTCTGCTTCAACGCAAATAAGTTACCCAACCCACACATCGGTAAATACTGATATGCAAACTTTTTAACTCTTTAATAGAATGGGAGAAGCATTTGCGAAATGAACTTAAATGGATTATTTTATGACTCAAAACGCACATTAGAAGTTGGGTTAGTTTCGAAGTTGATAGGATTTCTATTCAACAAAAAAAGGAGCTTTTGCTTTATAACTTGACCAGATATTACAAACTTTGAATCTGAGTAGTTACAGGTTTGACCTCATAATCAAACTGAGTCAAGTGAAAGAGAATCATAAGAACAGTCAACCTTACCTAATGCAATGGACAGACTTCCAAATATAAACAGGACATATCCAAGCAACATTTCAAGCCTCATTGTGCTTATAGATGGTTTCGCCACAACCTTCACCAAGACCGTGCACACCTTAAGTTTAAGATCAATTGtcaaaatttgtatatttgaCTTCCTTTAACAAATAGTAAGCACAAGAACAGCAAATTCTAAATAATAAGGGGTTAAAAACTTAGCATTAATAATGAAACCTTTTGTAAACTATACACATTTGATTTTGCACACATTAACAAGTAACTTCAATGGAAAACAACGTTATAAAGTCTAAACCACAATTTAGGGAAATTGAGGATCTCAGGTATGAAAAATGAACCAAAAGTAGCACAACAAGATTAAAACTTgctaaaaataatcaaaatgtgGGGGTGGGTTGGAATAGGTTACTCTTGCTAGCACCGCTCCTGTGGGATTGGGTATCGTTGTTGTTAGGTAAATCTTGCTAGATCAGGTCAATATATACCACAGGATACAAACCCAAATACCCAATTGAGCTAAAATTTACATTCAAACCAAACCACAATAATTTCAATTGACAACAAAATTATTACAAAAGACCTGATTGAGCTAAAAGTTATATTAACAGACCACCACATTCAATTGATCAAATATTAGGCcaaaaaaagattcaagattcaaacttttcAAGAAACCCACATGCAAACCACAAACACCCAATTGagctaaaatatttattaacacAGTACCACATTGATTTCAACAAGatataatacaataaaaaaaattcaagatttcacaaaacaaacaaaacccaGTTAAGCTAAAAGCTATATTCACACAACACCACATTGATTAaagacaaaaataataaaaatcaaatatcaaaaatacaagATTTCAATAAACCCGCATACAAAACcacaaaacaaataactaaaagcTAACTCATACAACCCACATTGATTGAAGACAACAAAATTCAAGATATCTAGAAACCCACAAACAAAAGCCcttgaaaaaagaagaaagaaatacCTGTAAATTGTATAGCTAACTAATTGTAGATTGTACAGCTTAAGTAAGTTGTACTGTACAAGTTCTTTATCAGCAGAAATCTAAGTGAGAATCCAAAGACACAGTTAACATTTAGTACTACTAAACAGTGTGAAATGAAGACTGAGAGAGTAAAAAGTTAGGAACTTTCTGAAGAAGAGGAGCAAAACAAAATAGCATATCATCACCAATGTCATATACCATtaggtttatttatttattactgtacATAATAATTGTCAAATCAATCATACCCCACCACTCAATTACAgtaatatgtatattaaatttaataaaacttaAGAAATTAATCCCTTCATGAATGGGGGATGTGGGGCAgaaaagaagcagattttgctTTGACCTTTGTTGTAAAACTttgcttttataaaaaaagaaatttattaccttaaaatatgaGATTTATGTCTTTGAAAATGAATAGATTTTGGTgtattttgtacttttttaaagaTGCTAGTACTGCTTTGGATAATAAAAGCAAAGAGTGACAGCTGTTACAAAAGGAATCTCaatctattttatattattttattatttataattaataataaagaaaatgaccTCAATAtccaatttttctaaaaaatatatcaatatacccaagtttttttggattttcacaaaatacccaacaaaatcgtaataattttcaaaaatcgcaatgagatttataaaatcgcaataagattccCAAATTCGCAACTAGATTATATAAAATCGTAATAAGATTCccaaaatcgcataaagatttaacaaaatcgcataaagatttaacaaaatcgcataaagatttaacataatcgcataaagattttataaatctcgtaaaaaaattttaatattcgaagttctttatgagattcTAAGTTCTTTATCCGATTAtcaagttctttatgcgattctgaaaatctttatgcgattttcaatgttctttatgagatttttaaagttctttatgagattttcAAAGTTCCTTATGCGATTTTCAatgttctttatgcgattttcatcatctttatgcgattttcataatcttattgcgattttccaaacttattgcgatttttgtgggtattttgtgATAATCTAAAAAAACTTGGGTAAATtgataaacttttataaaaaattgggtattgaggttattttcttataatataactaaaagaagagGTTGGGGATACATTTAGCACCCCTAATTATCCTTCTTTAGCCTAATACTTTCTCTTtaataatactttattttttaatatttatttaataaatattgacctttaataaaaaaatcttataaaaaaaactttattattattattattattattattatttttaacttttattgaaacttcaaaaaaaaattattattattaattattattatacaaccTAGAAAAAACCCTTACatattctcaaaaaaaaaaacctacggcaaaaaaaacaaacacctataatcgactaccaaaaatgtttttttattcatgtaatactttttgtttcactttttgTTGAGTTTAACTCTAAATCGTTTAGTCaaaaattattgtttgtgtttgtagtaagtttatatataacaaactccaaaatttttatttaactaaaattgagaagaaaaaaaaaaggtaatctggaatcaatatttatatagagttaatttttatatgtttcttctttattatTCGTATTGATTAAATCGAATCATACCGTTATtgtgtaaatttttaaatcgTCTATATTTGATCGAATCATATCgtctctattttttaatatttatttaataaatgaccgacctttaataaaaaaatatttttaaaaaaatctttattattattattatctatatatacagcACTTAGAAAAAATTCTTacatattttcaataaaaaaaacctacggCCATAAAAAAAACCATACGATCGACTACTAAAAAAATTTTGtattcatataatttttgtttctctctttgttaaacttttagttttttttttttcgttgagcttaacttattgattaatatattttgaaactatcCATCCaagggcggtactaaagggggggcaagggggtccaatgccccctccaaatttgaattttgttatgtatttttaaatttttcataaatttttaaaaaatttctataggtttttaacattttgcccccttttagatttatttttcatatattttctaaGTTTGTCCCCTTTGGAACTTTTTTCTGATACCGCCTCTGCATCCATCCATTAGACTGGTATGTgcattagtatatatataggtatttaTAACATGGGAAAAAGCtgtataaagtataaacaaagaaaaaagtgGTGATGAGAAAAGTGGACCTTGAGAATCTTTTAAAATGTGAACGAGTAAGATTTGTGTATTTAAGCTGTTGGTACATTCTTGGATTTCTAGCATCCACCCCCACCTCTTTTCTCTCTAGTAATACAATCCCCATTAAATTCTACCATCTAAAAGGAGTACATCTTGACATCTTGTTAATTAGTCTAACTTTAATAAGAACATCActaatgaaaaagtttgataaatttttttcacTATTATATAAGGAAATTATTAATGTGCCTAAAATGTAGTTCTAAGGTTAAATCTATGGGTGTAAAGCtcttacaaaaattttaatctGTTGGTGTAAAGACTTTTATGTAataatttgtataaattttcAAGTCCTTTAGAGGAGACAGACACTCGTTTTTAAGGGTGAGTAAAAACCGAAAATCGACAAAACTGAcccaaaaaaccgaaaaccaaaagaaacctattggtttggttttcgtttttttttaaaacgggacggatcggttcgggttttgGTTTCATACatcaaaaaaccgatcaaaaaccgaacccaaccgaaccaaaaatattttagtgtattttatatttttatcatactacatttatatttattagttataatttgtaaatatgttaatatatttaaactttttgtctttttagtgtacaaatcaatataaaatgTATGTTTTAGATTGAAAAcgtataataaaattaattcgttttataaaagttataccaattttaacacttaaaaatataactagttaataaaaatatctctatattttactttctatatcacttttttttaataattgaagttaaatttatactgtaacataataaacaaaaaacataatatatatatatataactgaaacaacaaccgaaaccgatccaaacccaaccggaaaaccgaaccgaacaaaaaccgactctaatggttttggttttctaaacaCTGAATGGATCGGTTCAGGTTTCGATTTTAGACAAAAACGACTCAAACCGACCCATACTCACCCATACTCCTTAAATGTAAATAGAAATCCAAAACATTTCTAAACAACTAAAAGCCAAAGTAACAAGGAAAAAACACCAGAATCATTCATTCATCATTCATTCAATCAAATCAAGCTACAAATATACCAACAAACATGTTCAGCAATGCACTTGTCTAATCTTATGGGCTAGGAGAAGCATCCCCGCGTGCAGACACCTAGTAATTGCCGGGTTCACCACTTCTGCTTCGGCCTCTGCTACCACTGGGACTTCTTACGGGACCATGGCTAGGACTCCTTGACCCATCGTATGGTGGGGACCTTTCCTCCCTGGGGCTATGTCTCCGGCTCCTAGTTGGCCTATCATAAGATGGAGAACGGTCTCTTACAGGGGAATGCGAGTGTGATCTTTCACGCGAGTATGATCTTTCACGCGAATATGATCTTTCACGCCTGTACCGTCTGTCTCGAGGTGAAATAGACCTGCCCATCACACAGCAGATTTCAGGAACTTTCAACGAAACATACAAAAGCCTGTGTTGTTTGTAAAAAAGGGTTAGCAAATTTACCTCGAGTACTGCCTCCTCCTAGGTGGTGGAGAGTAATCACACCTGCCAGATGGCGACCTGGCATAGCGAGGAGGTTGAGATCGCAAATAACGTGGTGACCGAGAGTAACGAGATGGTGGTGACTGCCTACGGTCACTGAATCTGCTTCCACTCCTgcaattatacatatagattgacaCGAGAATACAACCATATGTAaccaacttttaaaattttgcaGCAAATATTTCATGTTTTCTCTAAAAGGCTATTATCAGCTCACACTAGCCACCCCAGTATCAGTTTGGTTATGTCAATACGATTACCAGCCAAAACCTTGCCGATGACTAAATGCCCTAAAAAATTCAAGCCACAACATACTCTTAAATGAAGAGTCAGCATGTTGAAGATATTACACACTTAAATATTGTgaattaatttacttttaagTTTTCCTAAGAGCATTTAACAGTTCTGTCCTTTTAAAACTTTCAGGTAAGTTGTTGCCGGATATGACATGAATTCAACAAAACTGACACTTGTGTAGTTGTGTAGACGGAAATGCTCTTCTGAAATTTGAGTTGCTTAAGTGTACACTTAAAATAACGTGTTAAAACAGGTAAACTTACCTCCGCTCTCTTATTCTCATATCAGATGGTTTCTTCCTATTCTCTTCAGCAAAAACAACGGTCATTTGCCGGCCGAGAAGAATTTCACCATCCATCTGATATTTTGCTTCAGCAGCATCATTAGGGTCCACGAACTGAACAAAACCAAATCCCCGAGGTTCTCTGCACAAAAGGAATAAGAAAATGGTGCCAAATATTAGATAACGTCAAACACAAGTTGTCTTAGCCAAGGGTCATTTGTGGAACACAAAATTTATCAATAAAACCATTTTTAACACTTAAGAACCAACAATGTAGTTTTGCATAAGCCCGAGTTCCCAAACAGTGAAACAGGCCCTTGATAATTTCACCTTTCAGACAAGTTATTTCAGGTAATAAGGAATGCCATTATCATAAGCAGATAAAGACATAAGCAAGCGCATGGTAGCTGACCTTGCTGGTTAGTATAAATATGACTTGAAATTCTTCAAGACTTGAAATCTTCCAAACATATTCATAACTCACTTTTCTTCATATCTTCACTATATCATACACACCTTCAACAGAAATCTACTACTTGCCTCTTACTACTTCAATATATCAAAGAACCGTTAATATCTGGTTGGTGTCTTCAAGACTTTTACTTCTTCACTGTTCAATTCTCAAAGAGTTGTATTTAAATTTCCCAATTCCAAATGAAATAATATGGTATTATTAACAAGGGGAAAAAAAGATACTTTGACATCAACCTAATTGGATCAGATTTAAAGCTAATAACACTCGGCTAACAAAGCACAAACATTTTTAAAGCACCAATGAGAGTCAAAAAAAGGGAATTAAGCAAAAACAGTACAAGAGTAGAGAGTTAAAACATCAAAAATGAAACCTCCAATTCAGAAGACTTTGGAGGGTACTAGGATAACCTAGTCAATAACCAGTTGACAATTAAACTTATATCATAACCCGAACTCACTTAAAAACAATACCCAATCCCATCAAAGGCGGTGTAATCACATGAGCTCACTTACCCGCTAAAATAATCCCTTGGCAGATAAATGTCCTTTAGAGGACCAAATTGTCCAAACGGCCTCTGAAGATCTTCTGTCCTGCATTAATACACAGAATTTATAAATAGGTAACAAAATGCGTTAAACAATGTcaacaaaaaaatcatttttccaaagcaaatgacaaaataaaaaattaaagaaacaaaaggCAAGAGATAAGTTGATAATTACAGACCGACAATCATGGCGAAGATTACGAACTAAAAGACTAGTCGGGAGATCTGTTGCACGACTACCGTATCGACCCCTGGGACTAGGACTCCTGGCTCTTCTTCCATAACCCCTTGGTGGTGAAGGTGTGTAGCTCCTTCTACCCATTTTCAAACTCTCTGCAAGTATTATATACAATAGATAAGTACACGTAAAAAAAAACGCAGGTTTCTATTCACTACTTAAAACacctacaaatatatatatatatatatatatctctatatatatacacacacacactattaTATAGAAGAAGGTTATGGTGTGACGTGTTTTATTGTGCGAAGTGTTGATTTTCATCTTATACAACCTCCCCTCTTCTTCCACGCCACCACTCGCCTTCTTCCCCGGCCCGTCGGAAACTGTGATTGGTTGCGCCATTAAGATATTATAAAAGGGTAGTTGGTGGAGCAGGGTGATAGGACATAGGGGGTGATtgatgatggggtgatctacctagcGCTCGGCAACTCAGCCGTCATAGCTCCGCCATTAGCCGCTGTGTCCACCATGGATGGAAGAACATACCGCTTAACTATCACTAACATACATCTTCCACTAAGTAATACTTAGCCGTGTGTTAGTACGTCTtaactattattaaaaaaaacactaataTGAATGAGACATGTCAGACATACAATAtagataaagaaaagaaaatacttaAATCGCACAGTAACGTATAACCTATTATATGAAAAGCAAAACTATTTCCCCGATTTACGAATAAgtagaaaaccctaattaaataaattcagcaaacagttaaaaaaaaaaaaaaaaaccttacaaATTTAACGGTAAATCAAACGAAATCCTAACATGAAAGAAGCTAATTTACATGTGTATGTGTATCTTTATAGAGAAAAAATTGCAACATaatatagtaatagtaatagtaatataatataaacaaggAATAAAAGTGTGaagtagagaaaaaaaaaaaaaagagtaccAGTCAGTCGGTATGGGTGAGAACGAAGACGACGACGACGAAAAATAAGAATTAGGGCAAAGTTTTTCAGTCGGGTGATGATTAATTGGGTTTTTATTTAAAGGGCAAACCTACCTTTTATACTTGTCTTCTGGTTGACCTTGTCCCTAGTCAACATCTACTTCCATTAagttttaggttttttaatgtttttaaaaatataacgtggcttatgtttatatgtttttattagcGTTATAATGGTTAAAGCCTTCGTCTTACTTATCGGTCTTAATGTCTTTCGAGCAGGATGATAATTAAATTTTCAACGAACCAGAGAGAAAGAAAAACCTCCTATTAATCCGTCAAACGATACAATGATCAATAGAAGTAAATTTTGCCCCCTTAACAGAGACGGATCCAGGATTTTGGTGTGTAAGGGGCACGGGGAGAAAAAGTTGCAACATAAGTGGGATGCGTAACATGGCAAAACAAATCCATTTAAAATGGGTTGTACGTCTTATTATTCTAACTTTGTTTTTGTCATGATGACAATTGTTAGATGATTTTCACATATATCTTTCAATTTTCagaaataattatatattttcccAAAGTATGGTTTAGAAGCAATATATAGTTACCCAACACATTGTATTTCCCCGAACTCATAAATCAACAGTTTTGATATTAAGTATGAATAGACTTTCACAATTCATTAATTCTTCTCGTGTGATAGTTTTACAATACCATACGAAATTTAACATTCAAGACTTTTGTTATAAGATACATGTTTGATCATATCACATATTTTTGATTCATAGATTTTAAGTACGTCAATAAATAGCAAGTAAAAACATAGATCGAaattcaaatttcttttttttacaatCTAAAACTTACATGTAATCTTTATaaaattaagtattaaaaaaacaaaaaataaacgtAAAAAGAAAGTGAATCGTGgacatgctatatatatatagtcacacaatttttatgaactaaataaaaaagaaaaacttactttccaaacaaataaaagaacACAACCATTACTcacaacaaaataataataataataataataataataataataataataataataaaggacATCTCTTTTCTCACCGTTCTTCAACCTTCATTGACTGTTTTTCACCTCTTATTTCAAAGTTATTGTTGCTTCTTCTCTTAATCTCATAACAACAAAATATCATTCTCATACATAACAATGGTTTTTCTTGGCTTCAATTAAAAGAATGAGGGCACGTCCAATTTGGGTTGAGGGCATTGTTATAGACAAACTAAAAATCCTATAAAAACCTTAATCTCTTACCATTACTCACAACAAAATCATCGAGGGCATTGCCCCCATAAGTTGTTAACTAGATCTGTCTTTGCCCTTCAGGATTTGAACTTGGGTCTCTCCAAGCACAAAACCCTTACTAAAAGAATTTCCGTGTAATCAGAGGCAGAAACAAAATTAAACGTATGATGTACACTTGTGTGATTTTGCACAACATGGTCGTTTATCATAATGGTCGTGCAATTACTTCTCTCGATTTGGAGTTAATTCCACCCAAGAGGCCAGCTCGTACTTGGGACCAACGAGTTGGAACACAGTTACGTATGATGGGGGAGTTACGTGATCGAGCGACTCACAACCGTCTTTGAGGCGCTCTAGTCGAACACATTTGGAACTTGCCGGAAAACCATCGTCAACattgaagtttttttaaaatgataatgTAAAACTtgtcattatttatttaattatttatgtatcATGTTGTTTTTTAGATGTAatcagttttaattttattaatgtaatatttttatttaataaaaataggtttattttattttaagataaatataaataaataaaagttgtggaaAAGATGTGAAAAAAGTAAGGTTGATAGTGAGTGAGGAAGGGGTGATTTaagagaaagaaaaact includes the following:
- the LOC122610051 gene encoding serine/arginine-rich SC35-like splicing factor SCL33, with the protein product MGRRSYTPSPPRGYGRRARSPSPRGRYGSRATDLPTSLLVRNLRHDCRTEDLQRPFGQFGPLKDIYLPRDYFSGEPRGFGFVQFVDPNDAAEAKYQMDGEILLGRQMTVVFAEENRKKPSDMRIRERRSGSRFSDRRQSPPSRYSRSPRYLRSQPPRYARSPSGRCDYSPPPRRRQYSRSISPRDRRYRRERSYSRERSYSRERSHSHSPVRDRSPSYDRPTRSRRHSPREERSPPYDGSRSPSHGPVRSPSGSRGRSRSGEPGNY